The following are encoded in a window of Pseudomonas multiresinivorans genomic DNA:
- a CDS encoding LysR family transcriptional regulator, protein MHFDLADLRLIAAIASTGSLSKAAASVPVAVSAASNRLRQFEERCGLCLFARHSDGMTLTPTGRLVLEASQRVLKEARQLKDTLQELGGERRITLRLAASTVANSTFLPTALGPFLADYPEVDLQLIEQNSKDVLLAVRDGSIDIGVYDGNLPTAGLLSLPFRNDKLVLLVPRDHPLASQHLPSLRDALSFPFVCLPAERAMQRFVEAMAVRNALPLKVRVRAPSFDAIAQLVAQRVGVAMLPEAAATRLAQELPTTLVALADPWATRELRLCVADWDALSSHARQLVTYLMNEGAAPS, encoded by the coding sequence GTGCATTTTGATCTTGCCGATCTGCGCCTGATCGCCGCCATCGCCAGCACCGGCAGCCTGAGCAAGGCAGCGGCCTCGGTGCCCGTGGCGGTCTCGGCGGCGAGCAACCGCCTGCGCCAGTTCGAAGAGCGCTGCGGGCTTTGCCTGTTCGCCCGGCACAGCGATGGCATGACGCTGACGCCGACCGGCCGCCTGGTGCTTGAGGCCAGCCAGCGCGTGCTGAAGGAGGCACGGCAGCTCAAGGACACCCTGCAGGAGCTGGGCGGTGAACGGCGCATCACCTTGCGCCTGGCGGCATCCACCGTCGCCAACAGCACCTTCCTGCCCACTGCGCTGGGGCCGTTCCTGGCGGATTATCCGGAAGTGGACCTGCAACTGATCGAGCAGAACAGCAAGGATGTGTTGCTCGCGGTGCGGGACGGCTCGATCGACATCGGCGTGTATGACGGCAACCTGCCCACCGCGGGCCTGCTGTCGCTACCGTTCCGCAATGACAAGCTGGTGCTGCTGGTGCCGCGGGATCACCCGCTGGCCAGCCAGCACCTGCCCAGTCTGCGCGACGCGTTGAGCTTTCCCTTTGTCTGCCTGCCGGCCGAGCGCGCCATGCAACGCTTCGTCGAGGCGATGGCGGTACGCAATGCGCTGCCGCTCAAGGTGCGCGTGCGCGCGCCGAGCTTCGATGCCATCGCCCAGCTGGTCGCCCAGCGAGTGGGCGTGGCCATGTTGCCGGAGGCTGCCGCGACGCGGCTGGCGCAGGAATTGCCGACGACGCTGGTGGCCCTCGCGGACCCCTGGGCCACCCGTGAGCTGCGCCTTTGCGTTGCCGACTGGGATGCCCTGTCGTCCCACGCCCGGCAATTGGTGACCTACCTGATGAACGAAGGGGCAGCGCCGTCCTAG
- a CDS encoding DUF4347 domain-containing protein yields MWWNKAKRAVPVKAPVKPALAMALEPRMLFDGAVAATMAEAADAKPTADTAAKDAQAHPAQDNSAHDASKDTLSTVPAGTSDHRQEVVFVDASVKGYQQLVAGLKPGTEVVVLDANKDGLQQIADYLQGRSGIDAVHILSHGDVGKVQLGNTWLDGSSIALRSDLLTSIGQALDKNGDILLYGCQVGADGAGRSFVDQLADATGADVAASNDMTGATALGGNWVLEVSHGAVEAAALDVGDFRGLLVSFNDDFSTNTGQTASFTRVLGGVSYTYTFTSAGDGGDTAWENLYGEGNSASINLLSASPNTGTTEVFTIVRTDGADFTFTSIYLNNGAGETVTVAGYRDGVLVGTAQTVLMGQQRTLSFGGIRVDEVRISGSDFFNTNIDSFAGDPVPPSTAPTVTATASNPSFTENGAAVDLFSGVVAASNDAGETFTGMTLRVTNVSNGASEFLNIGGVDIALSNGSSGTIAGIGSYSVSLSGGTALITLSSLSRDNTQMAQLIDGITYRNSSDNPGSATRAVTVVTVTDSGPNNNSASPNLTSSVAVSPVNDAPTLNPANNSVGYTEGGSAAVLVGSLVLADADSTTFQGATVIISDFRSGDVLSVSVSGGFSATYNGTTGVMQISGSGSLASLQAVLRSVSYSSSSDDPTFGGTDITRQVNFTVTDAEGGTSNLATAQVTVTAVNDAPTLSGGPYAWAGTSEDATSSAVSVSSLLSGVSYADGDGPNSGIAIIASTGSGDWQYSTDGVTWTQVGSVSGTSALMLSATTQLRYVPNGQNGETAALSFRAWDGSVGIASTNGVRSTSDTSTNGGSTAFSSGTAQAMLIVSSENDAPVLTPTAPTLTGLTDSDIDNVGQAVSSFLGSVSDVDNGALTGIAITGLNAGNGTWQYSVNGGASWQNVGVVSLNSALLLRSIDRVRFVPDGINGTSASITYRAWDQTDITAGLQGTKANATGAGGGSPYSIGSDTASITVTAINDAPLITASGGSAAFVEGADVASTPVVIDSGLTVTDADSPLLQGARVQIAGNFQMGEDALGFTSNPATMGDIVGVYDSTTGTMILSSAAGATAAQWQAALRSVTYRNSSDTPNTSTRSVSFSVHDGQLESAVATRTVTVTAANDAPQLSLPGVINLLEDSSHSITGITISDVDAGLGSVRVTFTLPAGSGTLSVAVSGTIAVGTAQNSVILTGRVDDINAYLAGNNLTYTPQMNYYGNVTLEVSVTDLGNSGGPAQTSSGSLTLQIEGVNDTPSTPVVPSSPVSGSEDVPLVLTGISFADVDAGSGLVQATFSVPAGNGTFSALAAAGVTLTGSGTNSLVLSGTLADINAFVASGSLSYLSAANASGTVSVTVSLDDRGNTGTGGNKIATTTFNLAISPVNDAPVNSVPGSQTVLQDRPLVFSTGLGNRIAISDVDVGASDAIQVTLTANNGTVSLAGLGGLTFLAGSGTGDGTMTFVGSLADVNAALEGLIFQPNPGYHGSASLQIVSSDQGASGTGGVQSDTDFILITVDQPNPRIVSVSAGNPDGTYKAGDLILVHVQFDRSVYVNLSGGLPSLLLETGALDRNAIYVSGSGSNILTFQYLVHVGDISPDLDFQSTSALQLNGAVLANAQNDQAILTLPTKGGADSLAGRSDIVIDGVPPTIISVSVPPDGSYVAGQNLDFTVNFNENVVVDTSGGTPRIAVTLDTGGTVFAQYLSGSGSSALVFRLVVGNGQLDTNGISLGSSIQANGGTLRDSAGNHINTGLNSVASTSGVLVDAVVPTVGSVSVPVGVPYNAGDTLTFVVNTSEAVLVNGAPKLVLDIGGRTVFADFVAGSGSSTLVFQYTVQAGDNDADGISVSGLSANGATLRDAAGNGMSLTLNNVGSTSAVIVDTVTPTPSAIVTLDPSPTNAGSVRYTVTFSENVSGVDLGDFALVGTGTAAGSLSGLQQIDGRTYQITVSGVLGTGTLGLNLNGSATGIVDAAGNPLSGGLVGAVYSVDRDAPTITAVSVPPGGLRNVGNTLEFVVQTSEAVVVDGSPKLAIDMGGRTVYADYVSGSGSNSLVFRYTVQAGDNDGDGIQVTGLSANGGSLRDATGNALNPSLNGVGDSHGVLVDTRAPTATGVVRLDPSPTGASTVNFLVTFDEDVSGVDAGDFSLVTSNSASGSIVSIVQLDARTYRVTVGSVSGQGSLGLTVNAGGINDAAGNALGSSLRGDSYVIGSLSDGDPEFRITTPPVPATPSPTPLQPNVPVLVTPQGTSPVLPPSLFQSEGAGGLPPLGNIFVQNGAPSQSFIAQAFGSSSFGDGGGKGFLGFGGGDAGVFGSSTLAGIFDRNGSDENTPLKAFDRRSGDIDQGIRGVFGAPSLAQQLEQIHESEQQPVRELAWALGQVAQGRDAS; encoded by the coding sequence ATGTGGTGGAACAAGGCGAAGCGTGCAGTACCGGTCAAGGCACCGGTGAAGCCGGCCCTGGCAATGGCGCTGGAACCGCGCATGCTATTCGACGGTGCCGTGGCCGCCACCATGGCCGAGGCCGCTGATGCCAAACCGACCGCCGACACCGCCGCGAAGGACGCCCAGGCGCATCCGGCTCAGGACAACAGCGCCCACGACGCGAGCAAGGACACACTCTCCACCGTCCCCGCCGGCACTTCCGACCACCGCCAGGAAGTGGTGTTCGTCGACGCCAGCGTGAAGGGTTACCAGCAACTGGTGGCCGGCCTCAAGCCGGGTACTGAAGTGGTGGTGCTCGATGCGAACAAGGACGGCCTGCAGCAGATCGCCGATTACCTCCAGGGCCGCTCCGGTATCGATGCGGTCCATATTCTCAGCCACGGCGACGTGGGCAAGGTCCAACTGGGCAATACCTGGCTGGATGGCTCGAGCATCGCCCTGCGCAGTGACCTGCTGACCAGCATCGGCCAGGCACTGGACAAGAACGGCGACATCCTCCTGTACGGCTGCCAGGTGGGCGCCGACGGCGCGGGCCGCTCCTTCGTCGACCAGTTGGCCGATGCCACCGGCGCCGACGTCGCCGCCTCCAACGACATGACCGGCGCCACTGCGCTGGGCGGCAACTGGGTACTGGAAGTCAGCCACGGCGCCGTCGAGGCGGCGGCGCTCGACGTGGGCGACTTCCGCGGCCTGCTGGTGAGCTTCAATGACGACTTCAGCACCAACACCGGGCAAACCGCTTCCTTTACCCGAGTACTGGGCGGCGTCAGCTACACCTATACCTTCACCAGTGCGGGGGACGGCGGCGACACAGCCTGGGAAAACCTCTATGGGGAGGGCAACAGCGCGTCGATCAACCTGCTGTCCGCCAGCCCAAACACCGGAACCACCGAGGTGTTTACCATTGTTCGCACCGATGGTGCCGATTTCACCTTCACCAGCATCTACCTGAATAACGGCGCCGGCGAGACCGTCACTGTCGCGGGGTACCGCGATGGTGTACTCGTCGGGACGGCGCAGACCGTCTTGATGGGGCAGCAGAGGACTCTGAGCTTCGGTGGCATCCGCGTCGACGAAGTGCGCATCAGTGGCAGCGATTTCTTCAACACCAACATCGACAGTTTTGCCGGCGACCCTGTTCCGCCGAGCACTGCCCCGACGGTGACCGCTACCGCCAGCAACCCCAGCTTCACCGAAAACGGCGCCGCCGTGGACCTGTTCAGTGGCGTGGTCGCCGCGAGCAACGATGCCGGCGAGACCTTCACCGGAATGACGCTGCGGGTGACCAACGTCAGCAATGGTGCCAGCGAGTTCCTGAACATCGGTGGCGTCGACATCGCGTTGAGCAACGGCAGCAGCGGCACAATTGCCGGCATCGGCAGCTATAGCGTGAGCCTTTCCGGTGGTACGGCACTGATCACCCTGAGCAGCCTGTCGCGCGATAACACGCAGATGGCGCAGCTGATCGACGGCATCACCTACCGCAACAGCAGCGATAACCCGGGCAGCGCCACCCGTGCCGTCACCGTCGTGACGGTGACGGACAGCGGGCCGAACAACAACAGCGCTTCGCCGAACCTCACCTCGAGCGTTGCCGTCAGCCCGGTGAATGATGCACCGACGCTGAATCCCGCAAACAATTCGGTGGGTTACACCGAGGGTGGCAGCGCTGCTGTGCTGGTGGGCAGCCTGGTGCTGGCCGATGCCGACAGCACGACCTTCCAGGGAGCCACGGTCATCATCAGCGATTTCCGCTCGGGTGATGTGCTGTCGGTGAGCGTTTCCGGTGGCTTCTCGGCGACCTACAACGGCACGACCGGTGTGATGCAGATCAGCGGCAGCGGCTCGCTGGCCTCGTTGCAGGCCGTGCTGCGTTCGGTGAGCTATTCGTCTTCTTCGGACGACCCCACCTTCGGCGGTACCGACATTACTCGCCAGGTCAACTTCACCGTGACCGACGCCGAGGGCGGCACTTCCAACCTGGCCACTGCGCAGGTAACGGTGACCGCCGTGAACGACGCTCCGACATTGTCCGGTGGACCCTACGCGTGGGCCGGCACCAGCGAAGACGCCACGTCGAGCGCGGTCAGCGTGTCCTCGCTATTGTCCGGCGTGAGCTACGCCGATGGCGATGGCCCGAACAGCGGCATTGCCATCATCGCCAGCACCGGCAGTGGCGACTGGCAATACTCCACCGATGGGGTGACTTGGACCCAGGTGGGCAGCGTCAGCGGCACCAGCGCCCTGATGCTGTCGGCCACCACCCAGTTGCGCTACGTGCCCAACGGGCAGAATGGCGAGACGGCGGCGCTGTCGTTCCGTGCCTGGGACGGGAGTGTCGGCATCGCTTCCACTAACGGTGTGCGCAGCACGAGCGACACCAGCACCAATGGCGGCAGTACCGCGTTCTCCAGCGGCACGGCTCAGGCGATGCTTATCGTCAGCAGCGAAAACGATGCGCCCGTGTTGACGCCGACGGCGCCCACACTCACTGGGCTGACCGATTCCGACATCGACAACGTCGGCCAGGCTGTCTCCAGCTTCCTCGGCAGTGTCAGCGACGTCGACAACGGGGCACTGACGGGCATTGCCATCACCGGCCTGAACGCCGGTAACGGCACCTGGCAATACAGCGTGAATGGCGGTGCCAGCTGGCAGAACGTCGGAGTGGTCTCCCTCAATTCGGCGCTGCTGCTGCGCAGCATCGACCGCGTGCGCTTCGTGCCGGACGGCATCAATGGCACCAGCGCAAGCATCACCTACAGAGCCTGGGACCAGACTGACATCACAGCCGGCCTGCAAGGCACCAAGGCCAATGCAACCGGCGCAGGTGGCGGCTCGCCGTACTCCATTGGCAGCGACACGGCATCCATCACCGTTACAGCGATCAACGATGCGCCGCTGATCACCGCCAGCGGTGGCAGCGCCGCGTTCGTCGAAGGCGCTGACGTCGCTTCGACTCCGGTGGTGATCGACAGCGGCCTCACGGTGACCGACGCCGACTCGCCTTTGCTGCAGGGCGCCAGGGTGCAGATCGCCGGCAATTTCCAGATGGGTGAGGATGCGCTCGGTTTCACCAGCAATCCGGCTACCATGGGCGACATTGTCGGCGTCTATGACAGCACCACCGGCACCATGATCCTGAGTTCCGCCGCCGGCGCCACCGCCGCGCAATGGCAGGCGGCGCTGCGCTCGGTGACCTACCGCAACAGCTCGGACACCCCGAACACCTCCACCCGCAGCGTCAGCTTCAGCGTGCATGATGGCCAGCTCGAGAGTGCCGTGGCCACGCGCACGGTGACCGTGACTGCCGCCAACGACGCCCCGCAGCTCAGCCTGCCGGGTGTAATCAACCTCCTTGAAGATTCCTCCCACAGCATTACCGGCATAACCATCTCCGACGTCGATGCGGGCTTGGGCAGCGTTCGGGTCACTTTCACGCTCCCTGCCGGCAGCGGCACCCTGAGTGTGGCGGTCAGCGGTACGATCGCAGTTGGCACGGCGCAGAACAGCGTGATCCTCACCGGTCGGGTCGACGACATCAACGCTTACCTTGCCGGGAATAACCTGACCTATACGCCGCAGATGAACTACTACGGTAACGTCACCCTTGAGGTCAGCGTGACTGACCTGGGTAACAGCGGTGGCCCAGCGCAGACCAGCAGCGGCAGCCTGACGCTGCAAATCGAAGGGGTGAACGATACGCCGAGCACCCCCGTGGTGCCGTCCTCCCCAGTGAGCGGCAGCGAGGACGTACCCCTGGTGCTGACCGGCATCAGCTTCGCCGATGTCGACGCGGGTTCAGGTCTGGTCCAGGCAACTTTCAGTGTACCTGCCGGCAACGGCACCTTCAGTGCGCTGGCGGCAGCCGGCGTGACGCTGACGGGCTCGGGCACCAACTCGCTCGTGCTCAGTGGCACTCTGGCCGATATCAACGCTTTCGTCGCCAGCGGCTCGCTAAGCTACCTTTCGGCAGCCAATGCATCGGGCACTGTCAGCGTGACGGTCAGCCTCGACGATCGCGGCAATACCGGTACGGGCGGCAACAAGATTGCTACGACCACCTTCAACCTGGCCATCAGCCCGGTGAACGACGCCCCGGTGAACAGCGTGCCGGGTTCCCAGACCGTCCTTCAGGACCGCCCGCTGGTGTTCAGTACCGGCCTGGGCAATCGCATTGCGATCAGCGACGTGGACGTTGGCGCCAGCGATGCGATACAGGTGACCCTGACGGCGAACAACGGGACTGTCTCCCTGGCTGGCCTGGGCGGCCTGACGTTCCTTGCCGGCAGTGGAACGGGTGACGGCACGATGACCTTCGTCGGCAGCCTGGCCGACGTCAATGCTGCGCTCGAAGGGCTGATCTTCCAGCCGAACCCCGGCTATCACGGCAGCGCGTCGCTGCAGATCGTCAGCAGCGACCAGGGCGCAAGCGGTACCGGCGGGGTGCAGAGCGACACCGACTTCATCCTGATCACGGTAGATCAGCCCAACCCGCGAATCGTCAGTGTCAGTGCCGGCAACCCGGATGGCACCTACAAGGCGGGCGACCTGATTCTGGTTCATGTCCAGTTCGACCGCTCGGTCTACGTCAACCTCAGTGGCGGACTCCCCAGCCTGTTGCTGGAAACCGGCGCGCTCGATCGCAACGCGATCTATGTGAGCGGCTCGGGCAGCAACATTCTGACGTTCCAGTACCTTGTGCATGTTGGCGACATCAGCCCCGATCTCGATTTCCAGAGCACCTCTGCGCTGCAACTCAACGGAGCGGTGCTGGCCAATGCCCAGAACGATCAGGCAATCCTGACGCTACCGACCAAGGGCGGCGCGGACTCGCTCGCTGGCCGCAGCGATATCGTGATCGATGGTGTGCCGCCGACGATCATCAGTGTCAGCGTGCCGCCTGATGGCAGTTATGTGGCGGGGCAGAACCTCGATTTCACGGTGAACTTCAACGAGAACGTCGTCGTCGACACCAGCGGCGGCACGCCGCGCATCGCCGTGACTCTCGATACTGGCGGCACCGTCTTCGCCCAGTACCTCAGCGGCAGCGGCAGCAGCGCGCTGGTGTTCCGCCTGGTGGTGGGCAATGGTCAACTCGATACCAACGGCATCAGCCTTGGCTCGTCCATCCAGGCCAATGGCGGCACGCTGCGCGACTCTGCCGGCAACCACATCAACACTGGGCTGAACAGCGTGGCGAGTACCTCCGGCGTGCTGGTCGATGCCGTGGTGCCCACGGTCGGCAGCGTCAGCGTGCCGGTCGGTGTTCCCTACAACGCCGGCGATACCCTGACCTTCGTGGTCAACACCAGCGAAGCGGTGCTGGTCAATGGTGCCCCGAAGCTGGTCCTGGACATCGGCGGCCGCACGGTGTTCGCCGACTTCGTCGCCGGCTCCGGCAGCTCGACCCTGGTGTTCCAGTACACCGTGCAGGCCGGTGACAACGACGCCGACGGCATCAGCGTGAGCGGTCTTTCCGCCAACGGCGCCACCCTGCGCGATGCCGCCGGCAACGGCATGAGCCTGACACTGAACAACGTCGGCTCCACCAGCGCTGTCATCGTCGACACCGTGACGCCGACGCCCAGCGCCATCGTCACTCTCGACCCGTCGCCGACCAATGCCGGCAGCGTGCGCTACACCGTGACCTTCAGCGAGAACGTCAGCGGCGTGGACCTGGGCGACTTCGCCCTGGTCGGCACTGGCACCGCCGCAGGCAGCCTGAGCGGTCTGCAGCAGATCGATGGGCGCACTTACCAGATCACCGTCAGCGGCGTATTGGGGACCGGTACCCTGGGCTTGAACCTCAATGGCAGCGCAACCGGCATTGTCGACGCGGCGGGCAACCCCCTCAGCGGTGGCCTGGTCGGCGCGGTGTACAGCGTCGACCGCGATGCGCCGACCATTACCGCGGTCAGCGTGCCGCCGGGCGGGCTGCGCAACGTCGGCAACACCCTCGAATTCGTGGTGCAGACCAGCGAGGCCGTGGTGGTGGACGGCTCGCCGAAGCTGGCCATCGACATGGGCGGGCGCACTGTCTATGCGGACTACGTCAGCGGCTCGGGCAGCAACAGCCTGGTGTTCCGCTACACCGTCCAGGCCGGCGACAACGATGGCGACGGCATCCAAGTCACTGGGCTTTCCGCGAATGGCGGTTCCCTGCGCGATGCTACCGGCAATGCGCTGAACCCGTCCCTGAACGGCGTCGGCGACAGCCACGGCGTGCTGGTGGACACCCGCGCGCCCACGGCGACCGGGGTCGTGCGCCTGGACCCGTCACCCACCGGCGCGAGCACGGTGAATTTCCTGGTGACCTTCGACGAGGACGTCAGCGGTGTCGACGCCGGCGATTTCTCCCTGGTGACCAGCAATTCCGCCAGCGGCAGTATCGTCTCGATCGTGCAACTGGACGCACGAACCTACCGCGTGACCGTCGGCAGCGTGAGCGGGCAGGGCAGCCTGGGCCTGACGGTCAACGCCGGCGGCATCAATGATGCCGCCGGCAATGCCCTGGGCAGTTCCCTGCGCGGCGACAGTTACGTGATCGGCTCGCTGTCCGATGGCGATCCGGAGTTCCGCATCACCACGCCGCCCGTACCGGCTACGCCGTCGCCGACACCGTTGCAGCCCAACGTGCCGGTGCTGGTCACGCCGCAAGGCACTTCGCCGGTGTTGCCGCCCTCGCTGTTCCAGAGCGAAGGTGCCGGTGGCCTGCCGCCGCTGGGCAATATCTTCGTGCAGAACGGTGCGCCGTCGCAGAGCTTCATCGCCCAGGCCTTTGGCAGTTCGTCGTTCGGCGATGGCGGTGGCAAGGGCTTCCTGGGCTTCGGCGGCGGCGATGCGGGGGTATTCGGCAGCAGCACGCTGGCGGGCATCTTCGATCGCAACGGCAGCGACGAGAACACGCCGCTCAAGGCCTTCGACCGCCGCAGCGGGGATATCGACCAGGGTATCCGCGGCGTCTTTGGCGCGCCGAGCCTGGCGCAGCAGCTGGAGCAGATCCACGAATCCGAACAACAACCAGTGCGTGAGCTGGCCTGGGCGCTGGGGCAGGTTGCCCAGGGCCGCGACGCATCCTGA
- a CDS encoding TolC family protein: MKKHTTLLGISLLALAVSGCAVTTQPIDRSVSEQRARDDLRAMFKDQEPLSGSLTLHEAMARAVKYNLESRLKVMEEALSRRQLDLATFDMLPRMALEAGYAGRNNQSASSSQSVLTNTQSLEPSTSQDRDRDVADLTMVWNVLDFGVSYVSAKQQADQRLIVQERRRKVVQTIIQDVRSAYWRAVAAQRLLDRIDALMARVDSARKDSQQMSQQRIGDPVQALGYQRALIEASRQLEEQRRALSLAKTELATLINLPLGTDLTLAAPEGYDVPELKVGIEQLEQQALASRPELREQDYQARISAAETRKAMLRLLPGLEFSAGGHYDSNSFLVNNRWADYGVKVTWNLFNVLSAPAAIDVAKAGEDVNVARRQAMSMAVLAQLYVANANYNEARRQFVTTQELASLDNQIVGQLRNRHQAQGIGELDLIQGELNALQADLRRDLAYAELRNSYGQVFASAGVDPLPSNAPDTKLSTLANGLAEKEHQLDSGNVQ, translated from the coding sequence ATGAAAAAACACACAACTTTGCTAGGGATCAGCTTGTTGGCGCTTGCCGTGTCGGGCTGCGCCGTTACTACGCAACCCATCGACCGCAGCGTAAGCGAGCAACGTGCCCGCGACGACCTGCGGGCTATGTTCAAGGATCAGGAGCCGCTCAGTGGCTCGCTGACCCTGCACGAGGCCATGGCCCGCGCGGTGAAGTACAACCTCGAGTCGCGCCTGAAGGTGATGGAAGAGGCGCTGTCGCGCCGACAGCTCGACCTCGCTACCTTCGACATGCTGCCGCGCATGGCGCTCGAAGCGGGTTACGCGGGACGCAACAACCAGAGCGCCTCCAGTAGCCAGAGCGTGCTGACCAACACCCAGTCGCTGGAACCTTCCACCTCGCAGGACCGTGACCGCGATGTCGCCGACCTCACCATGGTGTGGAACGTGCTGGACTTCGGCGTCAGCTACGTCAGCGCCAAGCAGCAGGCCGACCAGCGCCTGATCGTCCAGGAGCGCCGGCGCAAGGTGGTGCAGACCATCATCCAGGATGTGCGCTCGGCCTATTGGCGCGCCGTCGCCGCGCAACGCCTGCTGGATCGCATCGACGCGCTGATGGCGCGGGTCGACAGTGCGCGCAAGGACAGCCAGCAGATGAGCCAGCAGCGCATTGGCGATCCGGTTCAGGCACTGGGCTACCAGCGTGCCCTGATCGAGGCCAGCCGCCAGCTGGAAGAGCAGCGCCGCGCGCTGTCCCTGGCCAAGACCGAACTGGCGACGCTGATCAACCTGCCGCTGGGCACCGACCTGACCCTGGCAGCGCCGGAAGGCTACGATGTGCCGGAGTTGAAAGTGGGCATCGAGCAACTGGAGCAGCAGGCCCTGGCGAGCCGCCCGGAACTGCGCGAGCAGGACTACCAGGCGCGTATCAGTGCCGCGGAAACCCGCAAGGCCATGCTGCGCCTGCTGCCGGGCCTGGAATTCTCCGCCGGTGGGCACTACGACTCCAACAGCTTCCTGGTCAACAACCGCTGGGCCGACTACGGCGTGAAGGTCACCTGGAACCTGTTCAACGTCCTGTCCGCCCCGGCAGCCATCGATGTCGCCAAGGCCGGCGAAGACGTCAACGTGGCGCGTCGCCAGGCCATGTCGATGGCCGTTCTGGCACAGCTCTACGTGGCCAACGCCAACTACAACGAGGCGCGCCGGCAGTTCGTCACCACCCAGGAACTGGCCAGCCTGGATAACCAGATCGTCGGCCAGTTGCGCAACCGCCACCAGGCGCAGGGCATCGGTGAACTGGACCTGATCCAGGGCGAGCTCAACGCCCTGCAGGCTGACCTGCGTCGTGACCTGGCCTATGCCGAGCTGCGCAACAGCTACGGCCAGGTGTTCGCCTCGGCCGGCGTCGACCCGCTGCCCAGCAATGCTCCGGACACGAAGCTGAGCACGCTGGCCAATGGTCTGGCCGAGAAGGAACACCAGCTCGATAGCGGCAACGTGCAGTAA
- a CDS encoding DMT family transporter, with protein sequence MNNLTSLYQRSLHNGVFFAVLSATGFSLKAVFVKLSYAAAPVDAITVLAIRMGLALPLFLWLLWFSRGPQQARLSLADGVRILLLGLVGYYLSSLFDFYGLEYISAGLERLILFTYPTLVLLLQMAMTRERPGSRTLVAMAMCYLGLGIALVHDIKVEGSGGQILLGAIWVFASAVTYAVYYIGTAAVIQRVGSMRLAALAGIASSVMVLGHYAVTGDAQQLVTLPGSVWLYGALMALISTVLPIYWMALAIQRMGATHAAAFGNLGPVLTVFASWALLGEAISIYQLAGLALVLFGVSRLSGAKAAAPQPAPKAQAEDCKAAG encoded by the coding sequence ATGAACAATCTGACTTCCCTGTATCAGCGCAGCCTGCACAACGGCGTGTTCTTCGCCGTGCTGTCCGCCACCGGCTTCAGCCTCAAGGCGGTTTTCGTCAAGCTCTCCTATGCGGCCGCGCCCGTGGATGCGATCACGGTGCTGGCCATCCGCATGGGGCTGGCGCTGCCGCTGTTCCTCTGGCTGCTGTGGTTCAGCCGGGGGCCGCAACAGGCACGGCTCTCGCTGGCTGACGGCGTACGCATTCTGCTGCTCGGGCTGGTCGGCTATTACCTGTCGAGTCTGTTCGACTTCTACGGCCTGGAATACATCAGCGCGGGCCTGGAGCGGCTGATCCTGTTCACCTACCCGACGCTGGTCCTGCTGCTGCAGATGGCCATGACCCGCGAACGCCCAGGCTCGCGCACCCTTGTAGCCATGGCCATGTGCTACCTCGGCCTGGGCATTGCACTGGTGCACGACATCAAGGTGGAAGGCAGCGGCGGGCAGATTCTGCTGGGCGCCATCTGGGTCTTCGCCAGCGCCGTGACCTACGCGGTGTACTACATCGGCACCGCCGCGGTGATCCAGCGTGTCGGCTCGATGCGCCTGGCCGCGCTGGCCGGCATCGCCTCGTCGGTAATGGTGCTGGGGCACTACGCGGTGACCGGCGACGCGCAGCAGCTGGTAACCCTGCCCGGCTCGGTGTGGCTCTACGGCGCCCTGATGGCACTGATCTCCACCGTGCTGCCGATCTACTGGATGGCGCTGGCCATCCAGCGCATGGGCGCCACCCACGCGGCGGCATTCGGCAACCTGGGGCCGGTACTCACCGTGTTCGCCTCCTGGGCCCTGCTGGGCGAGGCGATTTCGATCTACCAACTGGCCGGCCTGGCACTGGTGTTGTTCGGGGTGTCGCGGTTGTCCGGTGCCAAGGCGGCTGCGCCTCAACCTGCGCCGAAAGCGCAGGCCGAGGATTGCAAGGCAGCAGGTTGA